One genomic window of Evansella cellulosilytica DSM 2522 includes the following:
- a CDS encoding ATP-binding protein produces the protein MRRLEKTNSLVLKGDFEEALYKEQALSEYSNNPFIEALPPIFSEDNVLERFMVTPRITQQEKQSETNIRYHVLKRVKNFIQPLPIHFEVERRLSTLIRRGYLARNPLDKTFLERIRVLHQLREDEEEAHKYIDERLNYLRSTADSLSIIGISGIGKTTAIERLLLMYPQVIKHETYEGHPFNRTQIVWLKIDCPYDGSLSTLCKSFFKAIDNLLGTRYLEKYGYLNRVTSTMLLHMTSLASMYGIGVLVIDEIQHLLHSKNDQEEMLNFFVTLSNTVGIPTVLIGTSKAQQLFKGNFRQARRAASEGAIIWDRMAADSEEWEFFLETLWELQCLKTRSELTEDVKKAFYEECQGITSVAVNMFILSQERALFDDSNVEERLTPRVLKKTAKEDIKILQPMLNAIRKNDLNAMYKYEDIMINLDDLMVNHKQNTEYEGEIKEAMKERQNTLEYKRQDTIESLIVEVASLGIFDNLEMNDIKRIIIKIVENNPIDTDINVLKTDSIQQAIAVNQQKKKKKEPLKQNGELLPLLTLRTAAIEKKQHPYKLLKSKGFIKNPLQEFYY, from the coding sequence TTCAGTGAAGACAATGTGCTAGAGCGATTTATGGTAACACCACGTATTACTCAGCAGGAAAAGCAAAGTGAAACGAATATCCGATATCATGTGCTAAAACGTGTGAAAAATTTTATTCAGCCCTTACCCATCCATTTTGAAGTGGAACGAAGACTTTCCACGTTAATTCGAAGAGGATATTTAGCACGAAATCCTTTGGATAAAACATTTTTAGAACGTATTCGAGTATTACACCAATTGCGTGAAGATGAGGAAGAAGCTCATAAATACATTGATGAGCGTTTGAATTATCTTCGTTCTACAGCAGATAGTTTATCTATTATTGGTATCTCTGGTATTGGTAAAACAACAGCAATTGAGCGATTGTTGCTTATGTATCCACAAGTCATTAAACATGAAACATATGAAGGACATCCTTTTAATCGTACACAAATTGTTTGGCTGAAAATAGATTGCCCGTATGATGGCAGCCTATCAACGCTTTGTAAAAGCTTTTTTAAAGCAATTGATAATTTACTTGGCACACGTTATTTAGAGAAGTACGGCTATTTAAATCGTGTTACGTCAACAATGCTTTTGCATATGACCTCATTAGCTAGTATGTATGGTATTGGTGTGCTGGTCATCGATGAAATCCAGCACCTACTACATTCTAAAAATGACCAAGAGGAAATGCTGAATTTCTTTGTTACTCTATCAAACACTGTTGGTATTCCTACAGTATTAATTGGTACTTCAAAGGCACAGCAACTATTTAAAGGAAACTTCCGACAAGCTCGTCGTGCAGCGAGTGAAGGAGCGATTATTTGGGACCGGATGGCTGCAGACAGTGAGGAGTGGGAGTTCTTCTTAGAAACTTTATGGGAATTACAATGTCTTAAAACACGTTCTGAACTTACTGAAGATGTGAAAAAGGCCTTTTATGAGGAATGTCAGGGGATAACTTCAGTTGCCGTGAACATGTTTATATTATCTCAGGAACGAGCTTTGTTTGATGACTCTAATGTGGAAGAAAGACTTACTCCACGCGTTCTGAAGAAGACAGCTAAAGAGGATATAAAAATTCTTCAACCAATGCTCAATGCAATACGTAAAAACGATTTAAATGCGATGTATAAGTACGAGGATATAATGATTAATCTAGACGATCTGATGGTTAACCATAAGCAAAATACAGAGTATGAAGGTGAAATCAAAGAGGCTATGAAAGAACGACAAAATACTTTGGAATATAAGCGGCAGGATACGATAGAAAGTTTAATTGTAGAGGTAGCTTCATTAGGTATTTTTGATAATCTTGAAATGAATGATATTAAGCGAATTATTATTAAAATTGTTGAGAATAACCCAATTGATACAGATATAAATGTATTAAAAACAGATTCAATTCAACAAGCTATTGCCGTAAATCAACAAAAGAAAAAGAAAAAAGAACCCTTAAAGCAAAATGGAGAGTTATTGCCGTTGCTCACATTAAGAACAGCCGCAATTGAAAAAAAGCAACATCCATACAAATTATTAAAATCAAAAGGATTTATTAAAAATCCACTTCAAGAATTTTATTATTAA